Part of the Sphingobium lignivorans genome is shown below.
ATCACCAGCATCGTTGCCAGCCTTCACAGCGGCGCGCAGCCCTATCCACTCAAGGCCTATGCTGAATCGCTTCGCGTCGCGCCCAACGTCGCATTCTTCACCGGCCATTCCTATGCCCGCATGCAGGTTCTCGGCATGGAGAACCGCGCGCCAAACGCGGACGAGCTGCGGCGGATGCAGACGATCATTGCCGATGGGATGAAGGATGGTGCGCTCGGCCTGTCGACCGGCCTGATCTATGTGCCAGCCAATTACGCCCGGACAGAGGAAGTGATCGCCCTTGCCAGGGTGGCTGCCTGCCATGGCGGCATCTACGTCTCCCACATACGCGATGAGGGGAACGGGGTTCTCGATTCGATAAAGGAAGCCATCCGCATCGCGCGCGAGGCTGGGCTGCCCGGCCAGATCAATCACCACAAGGTGATGGGGGCGGGGCAATGGGGCTGGAGCCGCCAGACCATCGCGCTGATCGACGAGGCGCGCGCAAGCGGGCTCGACATCACGCACGACGTCTATCCCTATGCGGCGTCCGCTTCCTATTCCACCGTGATGTTTCCGAGCTGGGCACTGGCCGGTGGCCCGGACGCGTTCCGCAAGCGTGTCGAGGACAAGGGCACGCGCGCGCGTCTCGAACAGGAGATGATGCGCATCCTGATGGTCCAGCGCACCGGCGCGGATCTCAAGCGGCTGCAGTTTCGCTCCGTCGAGGCCTTTCCCCAGTATGACGGGCGGACACTGGCGGATCTGGCTGTGGACCGGGGTCTCGCAGGCACGCCCGAAGACGCCATCCAGCTCCTGATCGAGCTGCAGCTCAAGGGTGGCTTCACGGCCATCTATCATGCGATGGACGAAGCGGACATCATCCGCATTCTCCAGCATCCGCTGGCGATGATCGAGACGGACGGGGATCCGGTCGGGCTCGGCGAGGGCTTTCCGCATCCGCGCAGCTATGGCGCATTTCCGCGCGTGCTCGGGCGCTATGTGCGCGAGCAGGGCGTCATCACGCTGGAAGACGCGGTGCGGCGCATGACCTCGCTCGCCGCCGACCAGATCGGCCAGACCGAGCGCGGCCGTGTGCGCGAGGGGGCCTATGCGGACATCACCGTGTTCGATCCCCGGCAGATTGCCGACAAGGCGACCTATATCGAGCCGCATCAATATCCGGTCGGGATCGTCCATGTGCTGGTGAACGGTGTTCCCGTCATCCGGGGTGGGGCGCTGACCGGCGAGAAGCCCGGCCGCCCGCTGCTCGGGCCGGCGCGTCCGGGCGCCGTGCGCGCCGACAAGGCTGTTCCGGGCTGCGAGGGCAGTTGACGCGGGTGGAAGGCTGATCTGCCGCCGGATCGCCATCCCATTACTGCTCCCTTCTACCTGATCTTCATCTCCTATCCTCGCTGACTCTCGCAAGTTGTCGGCTGCCTGAAACAGCCGTCACGCCTCATTTCGTGGCGGAACGGCGCCTTGTCCCGCAGCAAGAGGACAGACTTGCAGCGCGACACGAGAGAAGGCTTCCGGACTGACGGATTGCGGA
Proteins encoded:
- a CDS encoding N-acyl-D-amino-acid deacylase family protein gives rise to the protein MMTKQRWLTGLASVLALAMGSAAPAQTDSSLHDVVILGGTVVDGTGAPGYRADVAIKGDRIVAISRDGLAPESGRYALNAEGLVVAPGFIDNHAHISTNIDQYPLAENFLRQGITSIVASLHSGAQPYPLKAYAESLRVAPNVAFFTGHSYARMQVLGMENRAPNADELRRMQTIIADGMKDGALGLSTGLIYVPANYARTEEVIALARVAACHGGIYVSHIRDEGNGVLDSIKEAIRIAREAGLPGQINHHKVMGAGQWGWSRQTIALIDEARASGLDITHDVYPYAASASYSTVMFPSWALAGGPDAFRKRVEDKGTRARLEQEMMRILMVQRTGADLKRLQFRSVEAFPQYDGRTLADLAVDRGLAGTPEDAIQLLIELQLKGGFTAIYHAMDEADIIRILQHPLAMIETDGDPVGLGEGFPHPRSYGAFPRVLGRYVREQGVITLEDAVRRMTSLAADQIGQTERGRVREGAYADITVFDPRQIADKATYIEPHQYPVGIVHVLVNGVPVIRGGALTGEKPGRPLLGPARPGAVRADKAVPGCEGS